In Nematostella vectensis chromosome 2, jaNemVect1.1, whole genome shotgun sequence, one genomic interval encodes:
- the LOC116618667 gene encoding uncharacterized protein LOC116618667 has protein sequence MKPDGPLADPDSSELAPGIVWPGRQGTLGFIFVVVLVVLLVITYDVGGTWTTNRTENMVDIDSQTLIQNMNIPHETKKAKPGLAHHRRQHQKRKRKSKQKSSNEMKVKQLLKKKTKIPYPFRVHPPNQFRETCGSGWYEKYARLHRDMLTGRRKPLYLAYSCPGTRWGCCGYGNRMRAIVSLFYLAVLTDRAFLIDWLIPEPISNHLEPNRIQWNRSDILDVCTGMESRRHYWGTARAELREAEGYIIHGSAHFKDWFSSTDFKRYFDWPVEVATTIWYFAEGGITDNRHLMRRAHELNVKPLISRAPKYALIGCAFHFLFSVSSTVQSYLDVWMHDLRGTPTIGLHIRTGDDQFDYFSSVNDRSFNLHNRTRLKGFFECAKKAEKTFFKNANGRIRWFLATDHVKVKRFAKKHYPDKIITTNLTIQHLDILYNSSGLNYTIECNYTTGLNGSAYCYQLTPFNKTAYCANRENNTALNNTVSVTEGIIAMLVDHFLLAQCDFLILSDSSFGSSAVGLSMRTTGEFVFGDVACSDLNKISKPRKLTFFKKRSISKDEEE, from the exons ATGAAACCAGACGGTCCACTCGCTGACCCGGATTCCTCCGAGCTTGCGCCCGGTATCGTGTGGCCAGGGAGGCAAGGAACCCTGGGTTTCATCTTTGTGGTAGTGCTAGTTGTGTTATTGGTCATAACGTACGATGTGGGAGGCACATGGACTACAAATCGCACAG AAAATATGGTAGATATAGATTCCCAGACTCTTATTCAAAACATGAATATACCGCATGAAACCAAGAAGGCTAAGCCAGGCTTAGCGCATCATCGTAGACAACAtcagaaaaggaaaagaaagtcaaaacaaaaatcttCAAATGAAATGAAGGTAAAACAGCTtctcaagaaaaaaacaaaaataccatATCCCTTCCGTGTGCACCCCCCAAACCAATTCAGAGAAACGTGTGGCAGTGGTTGGTATGAGAAATATGCTCGCCTACATCGTGATATGCTAACTGGTCGTAGAAAGCCACTCTACCTGGCCTACTCCTGTCCAGGGACCCGCTGGGGGTGCTGTGGTTACGGCAACAGGATGCGCGCGATCGTATCACTCTTCTACCTGGCTGTACTGACCGACCGCGCCTTCCTGATTGACTGGCTTATCCCTGAACCAATATCCAACCATCTCGAGCCCAACCGCATTCAGTGGAACCGGTCCGATATCCTGGATGTCTGCACAGGAATGGAGTCCAGGCGCCACTACTGGGGCACCGCGAGGGCTGAACTGAGAGAAGCTGAGGGTTACATTATACACGGGAGCGCTCACTTCAAGGACTGGTTCTCGTCAACGGATTTCAAGCGTTACTTCGACTGGCCGGTCGAAGTGGCAACCACTATTTGGTACTTTGCCGAAGGCGGGATAACAGACAATAGACATCTCATGCGACGTGCGCACGAGCTTAACGTAAAGCCGCTTATTTCGCGTGCACCTAAATACGCTCTCATCGGGTGCGCATTCCATTTTCTTTTCTCGGTTTCTTCTACGGTTCAGAGCTACCTAGACGTATGGATGCACGACCTACGCGGCACGCCCACTATTGGTTTGCATATTCGCACGGGTGATGATCAGTTCGATTACTTTTCTTCAGTGAACGATCGTTCCTTTAACCTTCACAATCGCACTCGTCTAAAGGGTTTTTTCGAATGCGCAAAGAAAGCCGAGAAgactttctttaaaaatgcGAACGGGAGAATTAGATGGTTCCTTGCGACAGACCATGTGAAGGTGAAGCGCTTTGCGAAGAAGCATTACCCAGATAAGATAATAACCACAAACTTGACCATTCAACACCTAGACATCCTGTACAACTCCTCGGGGCTAAATTACACCATTGAATGTAACTACACAACGGGCCTGAATGGATCCGCGTATTGCTACCAATTGACTCCATTTAATAAAACTGCTTATTGCGCTAACAGGGAAAACAACACTGCTTTGAACAATACCGTCTCCGTCACTGAAGGAATCATAGCAATGCTCGTAGACCACTTCCTATTGGCTCAATGTGACTTCTTGATTCTCAGTGACAGCAGTTTTGGCTCGTCAGCGGTTGGTTTAAGCATGCGCACGACAGGGGAGTTTGTTTTCGGCGACGTCGCATGCTCAGACCTgaacaaaatttcaaaaccgCGGAagttgacattctttaagaaACGGAGTATTTCGAAAGATGAGGAGGAATGA